Proteins from a single region of Urocitellus parryii isolate mUroPar1 chromosome 4, mUroPar1.hap1, whole genome shotgun sequence:
- the Nsmf gene encoding NMDA receptor synaptonuclear signaling and neuronal migration factor isoform X3 has protein sequence MGAAASRRRALRSEAMSSVAAKVRAARAFGEYLSQSHPENRNGADHLLADAYSGHDGSPEMQPAPQNKRRLSLVSNGRFEGSLSDDAGGGKPAVEGPQPRVYTISGEPALLPGPEAEAIELAVVKGRRQRHPHHHSQPLRASPGSSREDLSRPCQSWAGSRQGSKECPGCAQPAPGPSPQAFGLDQPPLPEASGRRKKLERMYSVDRVSDDVPIRTWFPKENLFSFQTATTTMQAVFRGYAERKRRKRENDSASVIQRNFRKHLRMVGSRRVKAQSSDLQSSHCTLDEACEDLDWETEKGLEAVACDTEGFLPPKVMLISSKVPKAEYIPTIIRRDDPSIIPILYDHEHATFEDILEEIEKKLNIYHKGAKIWKMLIFCQGGPGHLYLLKNKVATFAKVEKEEDMIHFWKRLSRLMSKVNPEPNVVHIMGCYILGNPNGEKLFQNLRTLMTPYRVTFESPLELSAQGKQMIETYFDFRLYRLWKSRQHSKLLDFEDVL, from the exons ATGGGCGCCGCCGCCTCCAGGAGAAGGGCGCTGAGGAGCGAGGCCATGTCCTCGGTGGCGGCCAAAGTGCG AGCAGCCCGAGCATTTGGAGAGTACCTGTCCCAGAGTCACCCTGAGAACCGCAACGGTGCAG ATCACCTGCTGGCTGATGCCTACTCTGGCCACGACGGATCCCCCGAGATGCAGCCAGCCCCCCAGAACAAGCGCCGCCTCTCCCTGGTCTCCAATGGCCGCTTTGAGGGTAGCCTCTCAGATGATGCTGGTGGTGGGAAGCCAGCTGTTGAGGGCCCCCAGCCCCGAGTGTACACCATCTCTGGGGAGCCAGCCCTGCTGCCTGGCCCTGAGGCCGAGGCCATCGAGCTGGCAGTGGTGAAGGGGCGGCGGCAGCGGCACCCTCACCACCATAGCCAGCCCCTGCGTGCCAGCCCTGGCAGCAGCCGTGAGGACCTCAGCAGGCCCTGCCAGAGCTGGGCAGGCAGCCGACAGGGCTCCAAAGAGTGTCCTGGATGTGCCCAACCTGCCCCTGGGCCCTCCCCTCAAGCCTTTGGGCTAGACCAGCCGCCTCTGCCTGAGGCTTCTGGCCGTCGCAAGAAACTGGAGAGGATGTACAGCGTGGATCGAGTATCTG ATGATGTCCCCATCCGTACCTGGTTCCCCAAGGAAAACCTTTTCAGCTTCCAGACAGCAACCACAACTATGCAAGC GGTGTTCAGGGGCTACGCGGAGAGGAAGCGCCGGAAACGGGAGAATGATTCCGCGTCTGTAATCCAGAG GAATTTCCGCAAACACCTGCGCATGGTCGGCAGTCGGCGGGTGAAGGCCCAGA gcaGTGACCTGCAGAGCTCCCACTGCACACTGGACGAGGCCTGTGAAGACCTGGACTGGGAGACAGAGAAGGGCCTGGAGGCTGTGGCCTGTGATACAGAGGGCTTCTTGCCACCTAAGGTCATG CTCATCTCCTCCAAGGTGCCCAAAGCTGAGTACATCCCCACCATCATCCGCAGGGATGACCCCTCCATCATCCCCATCCTCTAC GACCATGAGCATGCAACCTTCGAGGACATCCTAG AGGAGATAGAGAAGAAGCTGAACATCTACCACAAGGGGGCCAAGATCTGGAAGATGCTGATTTTTTGCCAG GGAGGCCCTGGACACCTCTATTTGCTCAAGAACAAGGTGGCCACCTTTGCCAaagtggagaaggaagaggaCATGATCCA CTTCTGGAAGCGACTGAGTCGCCTGATGAGCAAAGTAAACCCGGAGCCAAACGTCGTGCACATTATGGGCTGCTACATTCTGGGGAACCCCAATGGGGAGAAG CTGTTCCAGAACCTCAGGACCCTCATGACTCCCTACAGGGTCACCTTTGAGTCGCCCCTGGAGCTGTCTGCCCAAG GGAAGCAGATGATTGAGACCTACTTTGACTTCCGGCTGTACCGCCTGTGGAAGAGCCGCCAGCACTCCAAGCTGCTGGACTTCGAAGATGTCCTGTGA
- the Nsmf gene encoding NMDA receptor synaptonuclear signaling and neuronal migration factor isoform X5: protein MGAAASRRRALRSEAMSSVAAKVRAARAFGEYLSQSHPENRNGADHLLADAYSGHDGSPEMQPAPQNKRRLSLVSNGRFEGSLSDDAGGGKPAVEGPQPRVYTISGEPALLPGPEAEAIELAVVKGRRQRHPHHHSQPLRASPGSSREDLSRPCQSWAGSRQGSKECPGCAQPAPGPSPQAFGLDQPPLPEASGRRKKLERMYSVDRVSDDVPIRTWFPKENLFSFQTATTTMQAVFRGYAERKRRKRENDSASVIQRNFRKHLRMVGSRRVKAQTFAERRERSFSRSWSDPTPMKADTSHDSRDNPPGYSLRSLWVAGPLSR from the exons ATGGGCGCCGCCGCCTCCAGGAGAAGGGCGCTGAGGAGCGAGGCCATGTCCTCGGTGGCGGCCAAAGTGCG AGCAGCCCGAGCATTTGGAGAGTACCTGTCCCAGAGTCACCCTGAGAACCGCAACGGTGCAG ATCACCTGCTGGCTGATGCCTACTCTGGCCACGACGGATCCCCCGAGATGCAGCCAGCCCCCCAGAACAAGCGCCGCCTCTCCCTGGTCTCCAATGGCCGCTTTGAGGGTAGCCTCTCAGATGATGCTGGTGGTGGGAAGCCAGCTGTTGAGGGCCCCCAGCCCCGAGTGTACACCATCTCTGGGGAGCCAGCCCTGCTGCCTGGCCCTGAGGCCGAGGCCATCGAGCTGGCAGTGGTGAAGGGGCGGCGGCAGCGGCACCCTCACCACCATAGCCAGCCCCTGCGTGCCAGCCCTGGCAGCAGCCGTGAGGACCTCAGCAGGCCCTGCCAGAGCTGGGCAGGCAGCCGACAGGGCTCCAAAGAGTGTCCTGGATGTGCCCAACCTGCCCCTGGGCCCTCCCCTCAAGCCTTTGGGCTAGACCAGCCGCCTCTGCCTGAGGCTTCTGGCCGTCGCAAGAAACTGGAGAGGATGTACAGCGTGGATCGAGTATCTG ATGATGTCCCCATCCGTACCTGGTTCCCCAAGGAAAACCTTTTCAGCTTCCAGACAGCAACCACAACTATGCAAGC GGTGTTCAGGGGCTACGCGGAGAGGAAGCGCCGGAAACGGGAGAATGATTCCGCGTCTGTAATCCAGAG GAATTTCCGCAAACACCTGCGCATGGTCGGCAGTCGGCGGGTGAAGGCCCAGA CGTTCGCTGAGCGGCGCGAGCGGAGCTTCAGCCGGTCCTGGAGCGACCCCACCCCCATGAAAGCCGACACTTCCCACGACTCCCGAGACA ACCCTCCAGGATACAGCTTGCGGTCACTCTGGGTGGCAGGGCCACTGTCCCGGTga
- the Nsmf gene encoding NMDA receptor synaptonuclear signaling and neuronal migration factor isoform X2 — MGAAASRRRALRSEAMSSVAAKVRAARAFGEYLSQSHPENRNGADHLLADAYSGHDGSPEMQPAPQNKRRLSLVSNGRFEGSLSDDAGGGKPAVEGPQPRVYTISGEPALLPGPEAEAIELAVVKGRRQRHPHHHSQPLRASPGSSREDLSRPCQSWAGSRQGSKECPGCAQPAPGPSPQAFGLDQPPLPEASGRRKKLERMYSVDRVSDDVPIRTWFPKENLFSFQTATTTMQANFRKHLRMVGSRRVKAQTFAERRERSFSRSWSDPTPMKADTSHDSRDSSDLQSSHCTLDEACEDLDWETEKGLEAVACDTEGFLPPKVMLISSKVPKAEYIPTIIRRDDPSIIPILYDHEHATFEDILEEIEKKLNIYHKGAKIWKMLIFCQGGPGHLYLLKNKVATFAKVEKEEDMIHFWKRLSRLMSKVNPEPNVVHIMGCYILGNPNGEKLFQNLRTLMTPYRVTFESPLELSAQGKQMIETYFDFRLYRLWKSRQHSKLLDFEDVL; from the exons ATGGGCGCCGCCGCCTCCAGGAGAAGGGCGCTGAGGAGCGAGGCCATGTCCTCGGTGGCGGCCAAAGTGCG AGCAGCCCGAGCATTTGGAGAGTACCTGTCCCAGAGTCACCCTGAGAACCGCAACGGTGCAG ATCACCTGCTGGCTGATGCCTACTCTGGCCACGACGGATCCCCCGAGATGCAGCCAGCCCCCCAGAACAAGCGCCGCCTCTCCCTGGTCTCCAATGGCCGCTTTGAGGGTAGCCTCTCAGATGATGCTGGTGGTGGGAAGCCAGCTGTTGAGGGCCCCCAGCCCCGAGTGTACACCATCTCTGGGGAGCCAGCCCTGCTGCCTGGCCCTGAGGCCGAGGCCATCGAGCTGGCAGTGGTGAAGGGGCGGCGGCAGCGGCACCCTCACCACCATAGCCAGCCCCTGCGTGCCAGCCCTGGCAGCAGCCGTGAGGACCTCAGCAGGCCCTGCCAGAGCTGGGCAGGCAGCCGACAGGGCTCCAAAGAGTGTCCTGGATGTGCCCAACCTGCCCCTGGGCCCTCCCCTCAAGCCTTTGGGCTAGACCAGCCGCCTCTGCCTGAGGCTTCTGGCCGTCGCAAGAAACTGGAGAGGATGTACAGCGTGGATCGAGTATCTG ATGATGTCCCCATCCGTACCTGGTTCCCCAAGGAAAACCTTTTCAGCTTCCAGACAGCAACCACAACTATGCAAGC GAATTTCCGCAAACACCTGCGCATGGTCGGCAGTCGGCGGGTGAAGGCCCAGA CGTTCGCTGAGCGGCGCGAGCGGAGCTTCAGCCGGTCCTGGAGCGACCCCACCCCCATGAAAGCCGACACTTCCCACGACTCCCGAGACA gcaGTGACCTGCAGAGCTCCCACTGCACACTGGACGAGGCCTGTGAAGACCTGGACTGGGAGACAGAGAAGGGCCTGGAGGCTGTGGCCTGTGATACAGAGGGCTTCTTGCCACCTAAGGTCATG CTCATCTCCTCCAAGGTGCCCAAAGCTGAGTACATCCCCACCATCATCCGCAGGGATGACCCCTCCATCATCCCCATCCTCTAC GACCATGAGCATGCAACCTTCGAGGACATCCTAG AGGAGATAGAGAAGAAGCTGAACATCTACCACAAGGGGGCCAAGATCTGGAAGATGCTGATTTTTTGCCAG GGAGGCCCTGGACACCTCTATTTGCTCAAGAACAAGGTGGCCACCTTTGCCAaagtggagaaggaagaggaCATGATCCA CTTCTGGAAGCGACTGAGTCGCCTGATGAGCAAAGTAAACCCGGAGCCAAACGTCGTGCACATTATGGGCTGCTACATTCTGGGGAACCCCAATGGGGAGAAG CTGTTCCAGAACCTCAGGACCCTCATGACTCCCTACAGGGTCACCTTTGAGTCGCCCCTGGAGCTGTCTGCCCAAG GGAAGCAGATGATTGAGACCTACTTTGACTTCCGGCTGTACCGCCTGTGGAAGAGCCGCCAGCACTCCAAGCTGCTGGACTTCGAAGATGTCCTGTGA
- the Nsmf gene encoding NMDA receptor synaptonuclear signaling and neuronal migration factor isoform X4, whose translation MGAAASRRRALRSEAMSSVAAKVRAARAFGEYLSQSHPENRNGADHLLADAYSGHDGSPEMQPAPQNKRRLSLVSNGRFEGSLSDDAGGGKPAVEGPQPRVYTISGEPALLPGPEAEAIELAVVKGRRQRHPHHHSQPLRASPGSSREDLSRPCQSWAGSRQGSKECPGCAQPAPGPSPQAFGLDQPPLPEASGRRKKLERMYSVDRVSDDVPIRTWFPKENLFSFQTATTTMQANFRKHLRMVGSRRVKAQSSDLQSSHCTLDEACEDLDWETEKGLEAVACDTEGFLPPKVMLISSKVPKAEYIPTIIRRDDPSIIPILYDHEHATFEDILEEIEKKLNIYHKGAKIWKMLIFCQGGPGHLYLLKNKVATFAKVEKEEDMIHFWKRLSRLMSKVNPEPNVVHIMGCYILGNPNGEKLFQNLRTLMTPYRVTFESPLELSAQGKQMIETYFDFRLYRLWKSRQHSKLLDFEDVL comes from the exons ATGGGCGCCGCCGCCTCCAGGAGAAGGGCGCTGAGGAGCGAGGCCATGTCCTCGGTGGCGGCCAAAGTGCG AGCAGCCCGAGCATTTGGAGAGTACCTGTCCCAGAGTCACCCTGAGAACCGCAACGGTGCAG ATCACCTGCTGGCTGATGCCTACTCTGGCCACGACGGATCCCCCGAGATGCAGCCAGCCCCCCAGAACAAGCGCCGCCTCTCCCTGGTCTCCAATGGCCGCTTTGAGGGTAGCCTCTCAGATGATGCTGGTGGTGGGAAGCCAGCTGTTGAGGGCCCCCAGCCCCGAGTGTACACCATCTCTGGGGAGCCAGCCCTGCTGCCTGGCCCTGAGGCCGAGGCCATCGAGCTGGCAGTGGTGAAGGGGCGGCGGCAGCGGCACCCTCACCACCATAGCCAGCCCCTGCGTGCCAGCCCTGGCAGCAGCCGTGAGGACCTCAGCAGGCCCTGCCAGAGCTGGGCAGGCAGCCGACAGGGCTCCAAAGAGTGTCCTGGATGTGCCCAACCTGCCCCTGGGCCCTCCCCTCAAGCCTTTGGGCTAGACCAGCCGCCTCTGCCTGAGGCTTCTGGCCGTCGCAAGAAACTGGAGAGGATGTACAGCGTGGATCGAGTATCTG ATGATGTCCCCATCCGTACCTGGTTCCCCAAGGAAAACCTTTTCAGCTTCCAGACAGCAACCACAACTATGCAAGC GAATTTCCGCAAACACCTGCGCATGGTCGGCAGTCGGCGGGTGAAGGCCCAGA gcaGTGACCTGCAGAGCTCCCACTGCACACTGGACGAGGCCTGTGAAGACCTGGACTGGGAGACAGAGAAGGGCCTGGAGGCTGTGGCCTGTGATACAGAGGGCTTCTTGCCACCTAAGGTCATG CTCATCTCCTCCAAGGTGCCCAAAGCTGAGTACATCCCCACCATCATCCGCAGGGATGACCCCTCCATCATCCCCATCCTCTAC GACCATGAGCATGCAACCTTCGAGGACATCCTAG AGGAGATAGAGAAGAAGCTGAACATCTACCACAAGGGGGCCAAGATCTGGAAGATGCTGATTTTTTGCCAG GGAGGCCCTGGACACCTCTATTTGCTCAAGAACAAGGTGGCCACCTTTGCCAaagtggagaaggaagaggaCATGATCCA CTTCTGGAAGCGACTGAGTCGCCTGATGAGCAAAGTAAACCCGGAGCCAAACGTCGTGCACATTATGGGCTGCTACATTCTGGGGAACCCCAATGGGGAGAAG CTGTTCCAGAACCTCAGGACCCTCATGACTCCCTACAGGGTCACCTTTGAGTCGCCCCTGGAGCTGTCTGCCCAAG GGAAGCAGATGATTGAGACCTACTTTGACTTCCGGCTGTACCGCCTGTGGAAGAGCCGCCAGCACTCCAAGCTGCTGGACTTCGAAGATGTCCTGTGA
- the Nsmf gene encoding NMDA receptor synaptonuclear signaling and neuronal migration factor isoform X6, translating into MGAAASRRRALRSEAMSSVAAKVRAARAFGEYLSQSHPENRNGADHLLADAYSGHDGSPEMQPAPQNKRRLSLVSNGRFEGSLSDDAGGGKPAVEGPQPRVYTISGEPALLPGPEAEAIELAVVKGRRQRHPHHHSQPLRASPGSSREDLSRPCQSWAGSRQGSKECPGCAQPAPGPSPQAFGLDQPPLPEASGRRKKLERMYSVDRVSDDVPIRTWFPKENLFSFQTATTTMQAVFRGYAERKRRKRENDSASVIQRNFRKHLRMVGSRRVKAQNPPGYSLRSLWVAGPLSR; encoded by the exons ATGGGCGCCGCCGCCTCCAGGAGAAGGGCGCTGAGGAGCGAGGCCATGTCCTCGGTGGCGGCCAAAGTGCG AGCAGCCCGAGCATTTGGAGAGTACCTGTCCCAGAGTCACCCTGAGAACCGCAACGGTGCAG ATCACCTGCTGGCTGATGCCTACTCTGGCCACGACGGATCCCCCGAGATGCAGCCAGCCCCCCAGAACAAGCGCCGCCTCTCCCTGGTCTCCAATGGCCGCTTTGAGGGTAGCCTCTCAGATGATGCTGGTGGTGGGAAGCCAGCTGTTGAGGGCCCCCAGCCCCGAGTGTACACCATCTCTGGGGAGCCAGCCCTGCTGCCTGGCCCTGAGGCCGAGGCCATCGAGCTGGCAGTGGTGAAGGGGCGGCGGCAGCGGCACCCTCACCACCATAGCCAGCCCCTGCGTGCCAGCCCTGGCAGCAGCCGTGAGGACCTCAGCAGGCCCTGCCAGAGCTGGGCAGGCAGCCGACAGGGCTCCAAAGAGTGTCCTGGATGTGCCCAACCTGCCCCTGGGCCCTCCCCTCAAGCCTTTGGGCTAGACCAGCCGCCTCTGCCTGAGGCTTCTGGCCGTCGCAAGAAACTGGAGAGGATGTACAGCGTGGATCGAGTATCTG ATGATGTCCCCATCCGTACCTGGTTCCCCAAGGAAAACCTTTTCAGCTTCCAGACAGCAACCACAACTATGCAAGC GGTGTTCAGGGGCTACGCGGAGAGGAAGCGCCGGAAACGGGAGAATGATTCCGCGTCTGTAATCCAGAG GAATTTCCGCAAACACCTGCGCATGGTCGGCAGTCGGCGGGTGAAGGCCCAGA ACCCTCCAGGATACAGCTTGCGGTCACTCTGGGTGGCAGGGCCACTGTCCCGGTga
- the Nsmf gene encoding NMDA receptor synaptonuclear signaling and neuronal migration factor isoform X1, which yields MGAAASRRRALRSEAMSSVAAKVRAARAFGEYLSQSHPENRNGADHLLADAYSGHDGSPEMQPAPQNKRRLSLVSNGRFEGSLSDDAGGGKPAVEGPQPRVYTISGEPALLPGPEAEAIELAVVKGRRQRHPHHHSQPLRASPGSSREDLSRPCQSWAGSRQGSKECPGCAQPAPGPSPQAFGLDQPPLPEASGRRKKLERMYSVDRVSDDVPIRTWFPKENLFSFQTATTTMQAVFRGYAERKRRKRENDSASVIQRNFRKHLRMVGSRRVKAQTFAERRERSFSRSWSDPTPMKADTSHDSRDSSDLQSSHCTLDEACEDLDWETEKGLEAVACDTEGFLPPKVMLISSKVPKAEYIPTIIRRDDPSIIPILYDHEHATFEDILEEIEKKLNIYHKGAKIWKMLIFCQGGPGHLYLLKNKVATFAKVEKEEDMIHFWKRLSRLMSKVNPEPNVVHIMGCYILGNPNGEKLFQNLRTLMTPYRVTFESPLELSAQGKQMIETYFDFRLYRLWKSRQHSKLLDFEDVL from the exons ATGGGCGCCGCCGCCTCCAGGAGAAGGGCGCTGAGGAGCGAGGCCATGTCCTCGGTGGCGGCCAAAGTGCG AGCAGCCCGAGCATTTGGAGAGTACCTGTCCCAGAGTCACCCTGAGAACCGCAACGGTGCAG ATCACCTGCTGGCTGATGCCTACTCTGGCCACGACGGATCCCCCGAGATGCAGCCAGCCCCCCAGAACAAGCGCCGCCTCTCCCTGGTCTCCAATGGCCGCTTTGAGGGTAGCCTCTCAGATGATGCTGGTGGTGGGAAGCCAGCTGTTGAGGGCCCCCAGCCCCGAGTGTACACCATCTCTGGGGAGCCAGCCCTGCTGCCTGGCCCTGAGGCCGAGGCCATCGAGCTGGCAGTGGTGAAGGGGCGGCGGCAGCGGCACCCTCACCACCATAGCCAGCCCCTGCGTGCCAGCCCTGGCAGCAGCCGTGAGGACCTCAGCAGGCCCTGCCAGAGCTGGGCAGGCAGCCGACAGGGCTCCAAAGAGTGTCCTGGATGTGCCCAACCTGCCCCTGGGCCCTCCCCTCAAGCCTTTGGGCTAGACCAGCCGCCTCTGCCTGAGGCTTCTGGCCGTCGCAAGAAACTGGAGAGGATGTACAGCGTGGATCGAGTATCTG ATGATGTCCCCATCCGTACCTGGTTCCCCAAGGAAAACCTTTTCAGCTTCCAGACAGCAACCACAACTATGCAAGC GGTGTTCAGGGGCTACGCGGAGAGGAAGCGCCGGAAACGGGAGAATGATTCCGCGTCTGTAATCCAGAG GAATTTCCGCAAACACCTGCGCATGGTCGGCAGTCGGCGGGTGAAGGCCCAGA CGTTCGCTGAGCGGCGCGAGCGGAGCTTCAGCCGGTCCTGGAGCGACCCCACCCCCATGAAAGCCGACACTTCCCACGACTCCCGAGACA gcaGTGACCTGCAGAGCTCCCACTGCACACTGGACGAGGCCTGTGAAGACCTGGACTGGGAGACAGAGAAGGGCCTGGAGGCTGTGGCCTGTGATACAGAGGGCTTCTTGCCACCTAAGGTCATG CTCATCTCCTCCAAGGTGCCCAAAGCTGAGTACATCCCCACCATCATCCGCAGGGATGACCCCTCCATCATCCCCATCCTCTAC GACCATGAGCATGCAACCTTCGAGGACATCCTAG AGGAGATAGAGAAGAAGCTGAACATCTACCACAAGGGGGCCAAGATCTGGAAGATGCTGATTTTTTGCCAG GGAGGCCCTGGACACCTCTATTTGCTCAAGAACAAGGTGGCCACCTTTGCCAaagtggagaaggaagaggaCATGATCCA CTTCTGGAAGCGACTGAGTCGCCTGATGAGCAAAGTAAACCCGGAGCCAAACGTCGTGCACATTATGGGCTGCTACATTCTGGGGAACCCCAATGGGGAGAAG CTGTTCCAGAACCTCAGGACCCTCATGACTCCCTACAGGGTCACCTTTGAGTCGCCCCTGGAGCTGTCTGCCCAAG GGAAGCAGATGATTGAGACCTACTTTGACTTCCGGCTGTACCGCCTGTGGAAGAGCCGCCAGCACTCCAAGCTGCTGGACTTCGAAGATGTCCTGTGA